Proteins co-encoded in one Pseudanabaena sp. FACHB-2040 genomic window:
- a CDS encoding Photosystem I reaction center subunit IX — MSNGLQRYLSTAPVLATITLLILSSALIEFNRFFPDLLFHP, encoded by the coding sequence ATGTCTAATGGTTTGCAAAGATACTTGTCAACTGCTCCCGTGTTGGCCACCATCACGTTGCTTATTTTGTCAAGTGCCCTAATCGAATTCAATCGATTCTTCCCAGATCTGCTCTTTCACCCATAA
- a CDS encoding hemerythrin domain-containing protein: protein MVTTLTDAKRTAIAEKLAGMRAIQNLIINNEHQFLQDCRDEKVRSRVQDMLEDDEKNLKILETSIIQYGIQSEPKQTVKQLVEHVGQMMQGSDLSLYEKLSQHELLKHGQVMSGLLVHKAGQVVGADIEAAIAPLNTVNFETRAHQEQLKGLLEYVGTQELTGQEPDQSIWGRVQDAMAAMTGVLGSAKTQASDNENADIMSLIFMDHQKAKTLIREIKNASSSQKSEEYFGQLYQDLIVHSKAEEQAVYPKIRSFYGEGDTQELYDDQAEMESVLNQMKSLSPQSDEFSACLQQLRDMVGHHTSEEENHVFPAMRKNMSPEQREQMGAQFKEAKKQLQTEMASQM from the coding sequence ATGGTCACCACATTAACGGATGCCAAGCGCACTGCGATCGCAGAAAAATTAGCCGGTATGCGGGCTATTCAAAATCTGATCATTAACAACGAGCATCAGTTCCTTCAGGACTGCCGGGATGAGAAGGTGCGCAGCCGCGTTCAAGACATGCTGGAAGATGATGAGAAGAACCTGAAAATTCTAGAAACCAGCATCATTCAATATGGCATTCAAAGCGAGCCCAAGCAAACTGTCAAGCAGCTAGTTGAGCACGTCGGGCAAATGATGCAAGGCTCTGACCTAAGCCTGTATGAAAAGCTGTCTCAGCACGAACTGCTGAAGCATGGACAGGTAATGTCTGGTCTGCTAGTTCACAAGGCTGGGCAGGTTGTGGGGGCCGATATTGAAGCTGCGATCGCACCCCTCAACACCGTTAACTTTGAAACCCGGGCACACCAAGAACAGCTCAAGGGCCTGCTGGAGTACGTTGGCACCCAGGAACTGACCGGACAAGAGCCCGACCAGAGCATTTGGGGGCGGGTACAAGACGCCATGGCAGCCATGACCGGCGTTTTAGGCAGCGCTAAAACCCAGGCCTCTGACAACGAAAACGCCGACATCATGAGCCTGATCTTTATGGATCACCAAAAGGCAAAGACGCTGATTCGAGAGATCAAAAACGCTTCCAGCAGCCAAAAGAGCGAAGAATACTTCGGCCAGCTCTACCAAGACCTGATTGTTCACTCCAAAGCTGAAGAACAGGCAGTCTATCCCAAAATTCGCTCTTTCTACGGCGAAGGCGATACCCAAGAGCTGTATGACGACCAGGCTGAAATGGAGTCTGTGCTGAACCAGATGAAGTCCCTCAGTCCACAGTCGGATGAGTTTAGTGCCTGTCTGCAGCAGCTGCGCGACATGGTGGGGCACCACACCAGCGAAGAAGAAAATCACGTGTTTCCCGCCATGCGGAAAAACATGAGCCCTGAGCAGCGCGAACAAATGGGCGCTCAGTTTAAAGAAGCCAAAAAGCAGCTGCAGACTGAGATGGCGTCTCAAATGTAG
- a CDS encoding photosystem I reaction center subunit XI: protein MVVTTAPVRPSDDPIRPALNDPQVGDLETPINSSGFTKAFIGNLPAYRSGLSPQRRGLEIGMAHGYFLFGPFTYFGPLRDSDIPGLAGLLSAAGLIIILTACLSLYSGAGVNKTVTKTTTPFTPPASLETEEGWSEFAGSFLIGGIGGATFAYLLWTNLPLLQSVVTGGHS from the coding sequence ATGGTGGTTACCACTGCACCTGTAAGGCCATCAGACGATCCCATCAGGCCTGCCCTTAACGATCCGCAGGTCGGAGACCTAGAGACCCCAATTAATTCCTCTGGTTTCACCAAAGCTTTTATTGGGAACTTACCTGCTTACCGTTCCGGCCTCTCGCCTCAGCGGCGAGGACTGGAAATTGGCATGGCCCATGGCTATTTCCTGTTTGGCCCCTTCACCTACTTTGGTCCTCTGCGGGATTCTGATATCCCTGGTCTAGCGGGCCTGCTGTCTGCAGCTGGCCTGATCATCATTTTGACTGCTTGCCTGTCCCTTTATTCAGGCGCGGGCGTCAACAAGACGGTCACCAAAACGACCACTCCCTTCACCCCTCCTGCTAGTTTGGAGACCGAAGAGGGCTGGAGCGAGTTTGCTGGCAGCTTTTTGATTGGCGGCATTGGTGGGGCAACCTTTGCCTACCTGCTGTGGACAAATCTGCCCCTGCTGCAGAGCGTCGTTACCGGCGGTCACAGCTAA
- a CDS encoding S-layer homology domain-containing protein, which translates to MVNLPPEPGETPSDRTRPTNSASAPLNFDEFIAVVVAFLALGGILLWGLTRPGLQTTGLFNLGDPGAAPLDDPTRPRVAPVPGDPADLEAERLRQDRVPETARPGVGSAPLEDPAATGGIFGPFLPTQRVPVATADSAIADPVPADPATTTPPPLDISDVPPDHWAYPFIARLFEAGYLPDFPEGQFQPDRALTRAELAALLNESLINPQTPGTPQTPGNPQFTDVAPDYWAAEAIQQAVAANYMRGFPEGDFRPDELVPRSQVLVSLTSGLGIPDSPYTQEILSRFPDSGELPDWARGKVAAAAAEGLVVNHPDPNLLRPEQPATRAEIVAMLYQALVERGDVERIDSPYVVPPLQQ; encoded by the coding sequence ATGGTCAACCTACCGCCTGAGCCTGGAGAAACGCCGAGCGATCGCACTCGCCCCACCAACTCTGCCTCCGCACCTCTCAATTTTGACGAGTTTATTGCCGTGGTTGTTGCCTTTTTGGCACTGGGCGGTATTTTGCTGTGGGGGTTGACCCGACCTGGCCTGCAAACTACTGGCCTGTTTAACTTGGGTGATCCAGGAGCAGCCCCTCTGGACGATCCAACCCGTCCAAGAGTAGCCCCAGTCCCAGGAGATCCTGCTGATTTAGAGGCAGAACGGCTGCGGCAAGACAGAGTTCCAGAAACCGCTCGCCCAGGAGTAGGTTCAGCCCCGTTAGAAGACCCCGCTGCGACGGGCGGAATTTTTGGCCCGTTCTTGCCGACTCAACGTGTTCCAGTAGCAACCGCAGACTCAGCGATCGCAGATCCGGTTCCAGCAGACCCGGCCACTACGACCCCGCCGCCTCTCGATATTTCCGATGTCCCGCCTGACCATTGGGCCTATCCCTTTATCGCTCGCCTCTTTGAAGCAGGCTATCTACCTGATTTCCCAGAAGGGCAGTTTCAGCCAGATCGGGCTCTGACACGGGCCGAACTTGCAGCGCTTCTAAACGAATCCCTGATTAATCCTCAAACTCCTGGCACCCCTCAAACCCCTGGCAATCCTCAATTTACCGATGTTGCTCCTGACTATTGGGCAGCTGAGGCGATTCAGCAAGCAGTTGCAGCCAACTACATGCGGGGATTTCCAGAGGGAGATTTTCGGCCGGATGAGTTGGTGCCGCGATCGCAAGTATTGGTTAGCTTGACCAGCGGCCTAGGCATTCCCGATTCTCCCTATACCCAGGAAATTCTGAGCCGATTTCCGGACAGCGGTGAGCTACCCGACTGGGCTAGGGGCAAAGTGGCAGCAGCGGCAGCAGAAGGGCTAGTCGTCAATCATCCTGACCCGAACCTGCTAAGACCCGAGCAGCCTGCCACCCGAGCAGAAATTGTGGCAATGCTGTATCAGGCACTAGTAGAGCGAGGTGACGTTGAAAGAATTGACTCTCCTTATGTAGTTCCCCCCCTGCAGCAGTAG
- a CDS encoding Photosystem I reaction center subunit III gives MRRLFAVVLVICLWFGFAAPASAGLAGDNVSGLTPCSENAAFQKRADGAKTESAKARFAMYGRSNVLCGPEGLPHLVVSGDLSHAGEFIIPSILFLYIAGFIGWAGRSYIMAVRAEKNPEEKEVVIELPLAIKCALGAFAWPLVAFKEITTGEMFAKENEITVSPR, from the coding sequence ATGCGACGGTTGTTTGCTGTAGTACTGGTCATTTGCCTCTGGTTTGGCTTCGCCGCTCCAGCCTCCGCTGGACTGGCTGGAGACAATGTCTCTGGCCTGACCCCCTGTAGCGAAAATGCTGCTTTCCAAAAGCGGGCTGACGGTGCCAAAACCGAATCAGCCAAGGCTCGCTTTGCTATGTATGGCAGATCCAATGTCCTCTGTGGACCCGAAGGGCTGCCCCACCTAGTAGTCAGTGGTGACCTCTCTCACGCAGGTGAGTTCATCATCCCCAGCATCTTGTTCCTATACATTGCTGGCTTCATCGGCTGGGCAGGTCGTTCTTACATCATGGCTGTGCGTGCTGAAAAGAACCCTGAAGAAAAAGAAGTTGTCATTGAGCTTCCCCTAGCTATTAAATGCGCGTTGGGAGCATTCGCTTGGCCCCTCGTAGCATTCAAAGAGATCACCACAGGTGAGATGTTTGCAAAGGAAAACGAAATTACCGTTTCCCCTCGCTAA
- a CDS encoding PIN/TRAM domain-containing protein: MLDTLIVFSFILAGAGIGFYSVDLLPERILQQVTNLEGLSAVTAVFGALIGTGLGLVMQTSYHRLERQIRELPPERLLTRAVGLVLGLLIANLMLAPLFLLPIPQEFGFIKPMTAVLGSVLFAVSGMNLADTHGRSLLRLINPNSMESMLLAEGTLKASKTKVLDTSCIIDGRIEGLLETGFLEGQILVPQFVLQELQQVADASNDQKRTRGRRGLDILNRIREAYPNRVLINSEDYEDIPTVDAKLVKLAQELNAALLTNDYNLNKVASFQEVQVLNINDLSQAIRPSYLPGDDIDLKIVKEGKEPAQGIGYLNDGTMVVVEEGRDYIGEEVGVVVTGSLQTSAGRMIFARPKTSIVA, translated from the coding sequence ATGCTGGACACACTCATTGTATTTTCTTTTATCCTGGCGGGGGCAGGAATTGGCTTTTACAGCGTTGACCTGCTGCCAGAGCGAATTTTGCAGCAAGTCACCAATCTGGAGGGCCTAAGTGCGGTCACAGCAGTCTTTGGTGCGCTGATCGGCACGGGGCTAGGGCTGGTCATGCAAACCAGCTACCACCGCCTAGAACGTCAGATCCGCGAGCTACCCCCAGAGCGTCTGCTGACTCGAGCCGTAGGGTTGGTTCTTGGCCTGTTGATTGCCAATCTCATGCTGGCTCCTCTGTTCCTGCTACCCATTCCCCAGGAATTTGGCTTTATCAAGCCAATGACCGCAGTTCTCGGCAGTGTATTGTTTGCCGTATCGGGCATGAACTTGGCCGATACCCACGGTCGCTCTCTGCTGCGGCTGATCAATCCCAACAGCATGGAATCAATGCTGCTGGCCGAGGGCACTCTTAAAGCTTCAAAAACTAAAGTGCTCGACACTAGCTGCATTATTGACGGGCGGATTGAGGGATTGCTAGAGACTGGTTTTCTGGAGGGGCAGATTTTGGTGCCCCAGTTTGTTTTGCAGGAGCTGCAGCAGGTTGCGGATGCCTCTAACGATCAGAAGCGCACGCGAGGTCGGCGGGGTTTAGATATTTTGAACCGAATTCGAGAGGCCTACCCCAACCGGGTGCTGATCAATTCTGAAGATTACGAAGACATCCCAACGGTGGACGCCAAGCTGGTTAAGCTGGCGCAAGAACTCAATGCCGCCCTGCTGACCAACGACTACAACCTCAATAAAGTCGCCAGCTTCCAGGAAGTTCAGGTGCTTAACATCAATGACCTGTCCCAGGCTATTCGCCCCTCCTATCTACCTGGAGATGACATCGACCTCAAGATTGTCAAAGAAGGCAAAGAACCCGCTCAGGGCATTGGTTATCTGAATGACGGCACTATGGTCGTGGTTGAAGAGGGCAGAGACTACATCGGTGAAGAAGTGGGTGTAGTTGTCACCGGATCGCTGCAAACTTCGGCTGGACGCATGATTTTTGCCCGTCCTAAAACCTCCATCGTGGCTTAG
- a CDS encoding SDR family oxidoreductase, producing MTITSDQIPPQSQNKMPASEAEMTPRPEYDDPNYKGSGKLQDKVALITGGDSGIGRSVAVFYAKEGADVAIVYLNEHEDAEETKQAVESYGRRCLLIPGDIRSEKFCQEAVQQTVQELGKLDILVNNAGVQYIETSIEEIDAAQLGETFATNIFAMFYFTKAAVPHMQPGSSIINTTSINAYKGNPKLLSYSTTKGAILAFTRSIAQPLLEKGIRVNGVAPGPIWTPFIPGSFPEEEVSSFGEQVPMKRPGQPREVAPSFVFLASEADSSYIAGQVLHPNGGVVVNA from the coding sequence ATGACGATTACCTCTGATCAAATTCCTCCTCAGAGTCAAAACAAAATGCCCGCGTCTGAGGCAGAAATGACGCCCAGGCCTGAGTATGATGACCCTAACTACAAAGGCAGCGGCAAACTGCAGGATAAGGTTGCCCTAATTACCGGAGGCGACAGTGGCATTGGCCGATCCGTTGCAGTTTTTTATGCCAAAGAAGGGGCTGACGTTGCGATTGTTTATTTGAACGAACATGAGGATGCCGAGGAGACTAAGCAGGCAGTCGAATCCTATGGCCGTCGCTGTTTACTCATTCCAGGCGATATTCGCAGCGAAAAATTTTGTCAGGAAGCCGTACAGCAAACGGTGCAGGAACTGGGCAAGCTGGATATTCTGGTCAACAATGCAGGCGTTCAGTACATAGAGACCAGCATTGAAGAAATCGATGCAGCCCAGCTCGGCGAAACCTTTGCCACCAATATTTTCGCCATGTTCTACTTCACCAAGGCCGCTGTGCCCCACATGCAGCCGGGTAGCTCAATTATCAACACCACCTCGATCAATGCCTACAAGGGCAACCCCAAGCTACTGAGCTACTCAACCACCAAGGGCGCAATTTTGGCGTTTACCCGATCTATCGCCCAGCCGCTTTTAGAAAAAGGCATTCGCGTTAACGGCGTTGCCCCTGGCCCAATATGGACACCCTTCATCCCCGGTTCCTTCCCGGAGGAGGAGGTTAGCTCCTTTGGCGAGCAGGTGCCGATGAAGCGCCCAGGCCAACCTCGTGAAGTTGCTCCCTCGTTTGTGTTCCTGGCTTCTGAAGCAGATTCTTCCTACATTGCCGGTCAGGTGCTGCATCCCAATGGGGGTGTCGTCGTCAACGCTTAG
- the tsaD gene encoding tRNA (adenosine(37)-N6)-threonylcarbamoyltransferase complex transferase subunit TsaD, whose product MVTILALETSCDETAAAVVSDRTVLSSVVASQIETHKRYGGIVPEVASREHVVTVGDAIATALDQSRLGWADIDGVAATCAPGLVGALMVGLTAGKTLAMVHNKPFLGVHHLEGHIYASYLADPDLQPPYLCLLVSGGHTSLIYVKDCGHYETLGQTRDDAAGEAFDKVARLLGLGYPGGPVMDRLAKEGNPKAFPLPEGNISLPGGGFHPYDSSFSGLKTAVLRLVERLRAEGVDPLPVADIAASFQETVARGLTKRAIACALDYGLPAIALGGGVAANSGLRQHLQEAAAEKGLKVMFPPLKLCTDNAAMIGCAAADHLNRGHRSPWSVGVQSRMPVTRVMELYGESQP is encoded by the coding sequence ATGGTCACAATTCTCGCTTTAGAAACAAGCTGTGATGAGACAGCAGCGGCTGTCGTTAGCGATCGCACAGTGCTCAGCAGCGTTGTGGCCTCTCAAATTGAGACTCATAAGCGTTATGGCGGGATTGTACCCGAGGTGGCCTCGCGTGAGCACGTGGTAACGGTGGGAGATGCGATCGCAACCGCCCTAGATCAGTCCCGCCTGGGTTGGGCCGATATTGATGGGGTAGCGGCTACCTGTGCCCCCGGCCTCGTCGGAGCGCTGATGGTGGGGTTAACGGCTGGTAAGACGCTGGCAATGGTGCATAACAAGCCGTTCCTAGGCGTGCACCACTTGGAAGGGCATATCTATGCCTCCTATCTGGCCGATCCAGACTTGCAGCCTCCCTACCTGTGCCTGTTGGTCTCTGGTGGCCACACTAGCCTAATTTACGTCAAAGACTGTGGCCACTACGAAACCCTGGGCCAAACCCGCGACGATGCGGCAGGCGAGGCCTTTGACAAGGTGGCGCGGCTGTTGGGCCTGGGCTATCCGGGCGGCCCTGTAATGGACCGTTTGGCAAAGGAGGGCAACCCCAAAGCCTTCCCGCTGCCCGAAGGCAATATTTCTCTTCCTGGCGGCGGCTTTCACCCCTACGACTCCAGCTTTAGCGGGCTGAAGACGGCGGTGCTGCGGCTGGTCGAGCGGCTCCGGGCAGAGGGCGTTGACCCACTGCCGGTAGCCGACATTGCCGCCAGCTTTCAGGAGACCGTAGCCAGAGGGCTAACCAAGCGAGCGATTGCCTGTGCTTTGGACTATGGGCTGCCTGCGATCGCACTAGGCGGCGGCGTCGCGGCCAACAGCGGCTTGCGGCAACACCTTCAGGAGGCTGCTGCGGAAAAGGGGCTCAAGGTTATGTTTCCGCCCCTCAAGCTCTGCACTGATAATGCTGCCATGATTGGTTGTGCCGCCGCCGACCACCTGAACCGAGGCCATCGATCGCCCTGGTCCGTGGGCGTACAGTCGCGCATGCCCGTGACCCGTGTGATGGAGCTGTACGGCGAATCTCAACCGTAA
- a CDS encoding RluA family pseudouridine synthase — protein MLHPLTAFIAPRTAVPAEPPDYWYEGRCPYTGQILRLPRTGLARAIAHALMAQLAAERGSDTEGKMYGVLLVQTAEGNHGVLKAFSGLLEGQSEVAGWVPPIPGREQVACEEAKTLAALDQIKQRLIALQQLPEREKFRVQSQEFEARLKALTQVHQQRKQQRQAQRQQVQSHELGAVATDLAVLDEQSRQDGLERRRLKQKQAVVLEPLKDAIAAADSEILALKRQRKDLSRRLQAQMHETYRLTNFAGQSQSIEALAQNGLPTGTGDCCAPKLLQYAATQGLMPLAMAEFWWGRPSASGDKLPRQFYGACEDRCQPIMGFLLAGLSPRLQPLAGAQEPAPGATSLAVIQSPSPVSVSHSLPILYEDEWLIALDKPAGLLSVPGRYLDTQDSVLSRLRHSHLKGDTLIAVHRLDQDTSGILLLACDPETGQHLSRQFQQRQVQKTYEAVLEGTIKTLSGLINLPLWADPQDRPKQKVDWQKGKSSLTRFQVVPSADRLENSLPPAAKPCSEHAISTPVTRIEFFPITGRTHQLRVHAADPAGLNAPIRGDRIYGTPAANLRLHLHARELRFHHPHTNSEIHLSCPTPF, from the coding sequence ATGCTCCACCCCCTAACCGCCTTTATCGCCCCTCGTACCGCTGTCCCGGCTGAACCTCCAGACTATTGGTACGAGGGGCGCTGCCCGTATACAGGACAGATTCTGCGGCTGCCGAGGACCGGGTTGGCGCGTGCGATCGCACACGCCCTCATGGCTCAACTCGCGGCTGAGCGTGGTTCTGACACTGAGGGCAAAATGTATGGGGTCTTGTTGGTGCAGACAGCAGAGGGCAATCACGGTGTCTTAAAAGCATTTTCAGGGCTACTAGAGGGGCAAAGCGAGGTGGCTGGTTGGGTGCCGCCGATTCCGGGTCGAGAACAGGTTGCCTGCGAGGAAGCCAAGACCCTAGCCGCCCTTGATCAGATCAAACAGCGCCTGATAGCACTACAACAACTTCCTGAGCGGGAAAAGTTCAGGGTGCAGTCCCAGGAATTTGAAGCCCGCCTGAAGGCGCTAACCCAGGTGCACCAACAGCGGAAACAGCAGCGGCAGGCCCAGCGGCAGCAGGTTCAATCCCATGAGCTAGGGGCAGTGGCAACCGATCTTGCCGTCCTAGACGAGCAAAGCCGCCAGGACGGGCTAGAGCGGCGGCGGCTCAAGCAGAAACAAGCGGTGGTATTGGAGCCGCTAAAGGATGCGATCGCAGCTGCCGACTCCGAGATTTTGGCCCTCAAGCGCCAGCGCAAAGACCTCTCCCGGCGACTGCAGGCGCAAATGCATGAGACCTATCGCTTAACCAACTTCGCGGGCCAGTCTCAATCGATTGAGGCATTGGCTCAGAACGGCCTGCCTACAGGAACCGGAGACTGCTGCGCCCCAAAACTGCTGCAGTATGCCGCCACACAAGGATTAATGCCCCTAGCAATGGCCGAGTTTTGGTGGGGTCGGCCCTCAGCCAGTGGGGACAAGTTACCTAGACAGTTCTATGGGGCCTGCGAAGACCGCTGCCAACCCATAATGGGCTTTCTCCTGGCAGGACTCAGCCCCCGCCTGCAGCCTCTAGCAGGGGCGCAGGAGCCTGCGCCTGGTGCAACGTCTTTAGCTGTTATCCAAAGCCCCAGCCCCGTTTCGGTTTCCCACTCCTTGCCCATCCTCTACGAAGATGAATGGCTAATCGCCCTCGATAAACCTGCAGGGCTTTTGTCCGTCCCTGGCCGCTACCTCGACACCCAAGACAGCGTACTCAGCCGCCTACGTCATTCCCACCTAAAGGGAGACACCCTAATCGCCGTTCACCGTCTCGACCAAGACACCTCCGGCATTCTCCTGCTTGCCTGCGACCCTGAAACCGGCCAGCACCTCAGCCGCCAGTTTCAGCAGCGACAGGTGCAAAAGACCTACGAAGCCGTCCTAGAGGGCACAATCAAAACCCTGTCAGGGCTGATTAACCTGCCGCTGTGGGCTGATCCGCAGGATCGCCCAAAACAAAAAGTTGACTGGCAAAAAGGCAAGTCCAGCCTCACCCGCTTTCAGGTCGTTCCCTCAGCAGATCGATTAGAGAACTCCTTACCACCCGCAGCAAAACCCTGCTCAGAGCACGCTATCTCTACCCCAGTAACCCGGATTGAGTTCTTTCCCATTACCGGCAGAACCCACCAGCTAAGAGTTCACGCAGCCGATCCAGCAGGATTAAACGCACCCATCCGGGGCGATCGCATCTATGGCACCCCAGCAGCCAACCTGCGGCTGCACCTCCACGCGAGAGAGTTGCGCTTTCACCACCCCCATACCAACAGCGAAATTCATCTGTCCTGCCCAACCCCGTTTTAA
- the hemW gene encoding radical SAM family heme chaperone HemW — translation MTLSPLSADAGLKTPVSLLPPQSAYIHIPFCRRRCFYCDFPIAVLGDRKRGENSGTIEQYIATLCREIAITPATSLPLQTVFFGGGTPSLLSVRQLEQVLTVLDQRFGIASGAEISMEMDPGTFDLAHLQGYLALGVNRISLGVQAFDDDLLKACGRTHTVAEVYQSAEWLLQTGVASWSLDLISGLPHQTMALWQAGLERAIALQPHHLSVYDLTVEPQTVFAHRYEAGAAPLPTDEQTADMYRLAQQRLTASGYQHYEISNYAQPGHQCRHNCTYWENRPYYGFGMGAASYVNGQRFGRPRKTREYSQWVETLEQQEGLIQCSVTSPGEQFLDHLMVGLRLAEGVASTTLARLCDGPTWQRLLQVLRPHIDKGWVCLDPQGDSADSSEISLGLSAHLRIRLSDPEGFLFSNQVLVDLFETFSDLIESDEGVSPLQ, via the coding sequence ATGACACTATCGCCCCTGTCGGCAGATGCTGGCTTAAAAACGCCAGTTTCTCTCTTGCCGCCCCAGTCTGCCTATATTCACATTCCCTTCTGTCGCCGCCGCTGCTTTTACTGCGATTTTCCGATTGCAGTGCTGGGCGATCGCAAACGGGGAGAAAATTCGGGCACGATTGAGCAATATATCGCAACGTTGTGCCGCGAGATTGCGATCACTCCTGCCACGAGCCTGCCGCTGCAAACAGTGTTCTTTGGTGGCGGCACGCCCTCGCTGTTGTCGGTGCGTCAGCTTGAGCAGGTGCTGACAGTCCTAGATCAGCGATTCGGGATTGCCTCAGGGGCCGAAATTTCTATGGAGATGGATCCCGGCACCTTTGATCTGGCTCACCTACAGGGGTATTTGGCTCTGGGGGTTAACCGTATCAGTTTGGGGGTGCAGGCCTTTGATGACGATTTGCTCAAAGCCTGTGGTCGCACCCATACCGTGGCGGAGGTGTACCAGTCTGCCGAGTGGCTGCTGCAGACTGGGGTTGCTAGCTGGAGCTTAGATTTGATTTCGGGGTTGCCCCACCAAACGATGGCGCTGTGGCAGGCGGGGTTGGAACGTGCGATCGCACTGCAGCCCCATCACCTCTCTGTTTACGACCTCACAGTAGAGCCGCAAACTGTTTTTGCCCACCGCTATGAAGCTGGCGCAGCCCCGCTGCCTACCGATGAGCAGACGGCAGACATGTACCGTCTGGCCCAGCAGCGGCTCACCGCCAGTGGCTACCAGCACTACGAAATCTCTAACTATGCCCAGCCCGGTCACCAGTGTCGCCACAACTGCACCTACTGGGAAAATCGCCCTTACTACGGTTTCGGCATGGGCGCTGCCAGCTACGTCAATGGTCAGCGGTTTGGCCGCCCCCGCAAAACCCGTGAGTACAGCCAGTGGGTTGAGACCCTAGAGCAACAAGAGGGGTTGATTCAATGTTCAGTAACTTCACCAGGCGAACAATTTTTAGATCATTTAATGGTTGGGCTGCGGCTGGCAGAAGGCGTTGCTAGCACTACCTTGGCTCGGCTTTGTGATGGGCCGACCTGGCAACGGCTGCTGCAGGTACTGCGACCCCACATTGATAAAGGATGGGTCTGCCTTGATCCCCAGGGAGATTCTGCGGATAGCAGCGAAATCAGCTTGGGCCTGTCTGCCCATCTGCGGATTCGATTGAGCGACCCAGAAGGATTTCTCTTTTCCAATCAAGTATTGGTTGACCTGTTTGAGACTTTCTCCGACCTGATAGAAAGCGATGAAGGCGTCTCACCTTTGCAGTAA
- a CDS encoding glycoside hydrolase family 10 protein: MVKRLRYCLLVVLVIGLVLVPGLSSARMSRDAVPLAYARGDSEIRGVWMTNVDSDVLFSRQGLETALDRLAALNFNTLYPAVWSWGYTLFPSAVATREIGYKQGIYPDLEDQGRNEALEAAQGNRDLLQELVGLARARNLSVIPWFEFSFMAPANSPLAQRHPDWLTQKRGSSPQAKLYQEGRHTRVWLNPFHPQVQQFILDLVAELMANYDVDGLQLDDHFGLPVEFGYDSYTVALYQQEHGGRTPPANSQDPEWMRWRADKISRFLEQVFRVVKTHRPNAVISVSPNPARFAYSRYLQDWPRWEQEGYVEELIVQVYRDSLSSFNAVLQEPEIVRARGHIPTAVGILTGLKNAPVSINLISQKVRSVRDRGYAGVSFFFYDTLWNAAGETPEARQAAVRSLFPSPRRRASVVSG, encoded by the coding sequence ATGGTGAAACGCTTACGCTATTGCTTGTTGGTAGTCCTGGTCATAGGGCTGGTGCTGGTGCCGGGGCTGTCTAGCGCTAGGATGTCGAGAGATGCTGTGCCTCTAGCCTATGCTCGGGGCGACAGCGAGATTCGCGGCGTCTGGATGACCAATGTAGACAGCGACGTACTGTTCTCTAGGCAGGGCCTGGAAACAGCTCTAGATCGGCTAGCTGCTCTAAACTTCAACACCCTCTATCCGGCAGTGTGGAGCTGGGGCTACACGCTGTTTCCCAGCGCGGTTGCCACCCGTGAGATTGGCTACAAGCAGGGCATTTACCCCGACTTGGAGGACCAGGGGCGTAATGAGGCATTAGAGGCAGCCCAGGGCAACCGCGATCTGCTGCAAGAGCTGGTAGGGCTGGCTCGCGCCCGTAACCTCAGTGTCATTCCCTGGTTTGAGTTCAGCTTTATGGCTCCGGCCAACTCGCCCTTGGCCCAGCGTCACCCCGACTGGCTGACCCAGAAGCGGGGCAGTTCACCCCAAGCCAAGCTCTATCAAGAGGGCCGCCATACGCGCGTCTGGCTAAACCCCTTTCATCCCCAGGTGCAACAGTTCATTCTGGATCTGGTGGCAGAACTGATGGCCAATTACGACGTCGATGGCTTGCAGCTAGATGACCACTTCGGTCTGCCCGTCGAGTTTGGCTACGACTCCTACACTGTGGCACTCTACCAGCAAGAACACGGCGGTCGCACGCCTCCGGCCAATTCCCAAGACCCCGAGTGGATGCGCTGGCGGGCAGACAAGATCAGCCGATTCCTGGAGCAGGTGTTTCGAGTCGTTAAAACCCATCGGCCCAATGCCGTCATTTCCGTTTCGCCCAATCCGGCTCGCTTTGCCTACAGCCGCTATCTGCAGGACTGGCCTCGGTGGGAACAGGAGGGCTACGTAGAGGAGCTGATTGTGCAGGTGTATCGAGACAGCCTGAGCAGCTTCAATGCCGTTCTGCAGGAGCCTGAGATCGTGCGGGCGCGAGGCCACATTCCCACCGCAGTCGGCATTTTGACTGGGCTTAAAAATGCTCCTGTGTCGATCAACCTAATCAGTCAGAAGGTTCGTTCTGTGAGGGATCGAGGCTATGCAGGCGTCTCTTTCTTTTTCTACGACACGCTTTGGAATGCGGCAGGGGAAACCCCTGAGGCAAGACAGGCAGCAGTGCGATCGCTTTTTCCCTCGCCTCGACGACGGGCTTCGGTGGTTTCTGGGTGA